The Euphorbia lathyris chromosome 3, ddEupLath1.1, whole genome shotgun sequence genome contains a region encoding:
- the LOC136223872 gene encoding auxin-responsive protein SAUR78, whose amino-acid sequence MAKTGNKLTKLKSAIKRLPSFTKLVRTNSSITATTNNMDDDDHDTKELRAVYVGKSRRRYLLSSGTICHPLFQELIEKSGGFDEGGGDVVVSCEVVLFEHLLWMLQSGSNQLGSMEELAEFYYTS is encoded by the coding sequence ATGGCCAAAACAGGGAATAAGCTAACCAAACTCAAGTCAGCAATCAAGAGATTGCCTTCTTTCACCAAGCTAGTTCGCACAAACAGCTCCATCACTGCCACAACCAACAACATGGACGACGACGACCACGACACCAAGGAACTTCGTGCAGTTTATGTCGGAAAATCTCGCCGGCGGTATCTTCTAAGCTCCGGCACCATTTGCCACCCTCTTTTCCAAGAACTGATTGAGAAGTCCGGAGGATTTGATGAAGGAGGAGGAGATGTAGTTGTTTCTTGTGAAGTTGTTTTGTTTGAACATTTGCTATGGATGCTTCAAAGTGGTAGCAATCAGCTGGGTTCCATGGAAGAGCTTGCTGAATTTTACTACACTTCCTAG